Sequence from the Anaerolineae bacterium genome:
GATCTCAGCACTTCGATCACCTTGCTGGTCATCTGGTTCGCCCAGGTGTGGGCGGCCGGGTTGGAGGTCAAGCATCTGGGTTTGTTCACCGTGCTGGGACTGGGGGCGGCTGTGGCAGGCTTCCCCCTTTTAGCCGATTACCAGAAGGCGCGGGTGATCAACTTCCTTTTCCCCGACCCCAACGCCCGGCATGGGGCCATTTACAATGTGTTGCAGGCGTTGACGGCCATCGGCTCCGGTGGGCTGACGGGCAAGGGCTATGGCCATGGGACGCAGGTGCAGTTGCGTTTTCTCAAGGTGCGCCACACCGATTTTATTTTTGCGGCCATCGGCGAAGAGTTCGGTTTTGTGGGCGCCACGCTGGTGCTTGTGTTGCTGGCGTTGATCATCCTGCGCTGTTTGCATGTGGCGCGCACGGCGCATGACGCCTTTGGCGCGCTCATCGCCTACGGCGTGGCGGCCATGCTCTTCTTCCACACCCTGGTCAATGTGGCCATGAATCTCAACATGCTTCCCGTGACCGGGCTGCCCCTGCCTTTCATCAGTTACGGTGGGTCCACTTTGATTTCCACCCTCATCGGCATCGGGTTGGTGGAAAGCGTGGCCGTGCACCGTAATCCGTTGCAGTTTTGATTTCGGGTTTTTCCACCGACCCTCGGGAAGGAACCCGCCCTGGGGTCCGGTGGTTGTCCCCCTGAGAGGCAGTCCCATCTTTCGCTGGGAGGTCTCATGACAGAACCGAAACCTGCCCGGGTG
This genomic interval carries:
- a CDS encoding rod shape-determining protein RodA gives rise to the protein MRRSVAWQDFDFVLLALVATTTALGVAIIRSAVAGNQVLSGLPARQLIFAGVGFVTLILIALVDYHYWIFLGRYLYFLTIGLLLFLNIVGEARFGSARWIDTGFFLIQPSEFAKIVIIVTTADFLSRHKEQLRQLRWVILSFLYTMGLVIWVLVQPDLSTSITLLVIWFAQVWAAGLEVKHLGLFTVLGLGAAVAGFPLLADYQKARVINFLFPDPNARHGAIYNVLQALTAIGSGGLTGKGYGHGTQVQLRFLKVRHTDFIFAAIGEEFGFVGATLVLVLLALIILRCLHVARTAHDAFGALIAYGVAAMLFFHTLVNVAMNLNMLPVTGLPLPFISYGGSTLISTLIGIGLVESVAVHRNPLQF